In the genome of Massilia sp. PAMC28688, one region contains:
- the pyk gene encoding pyruvate kinase: protein MYRGTKIVATIGPASTDRDILVSMIQAGVDIVRLNFSHGKAQDHIDRANMVRRAADECGREVAIMADMQGPKIRVGKFEEGKIQLENGDRFILDAKWGENGELGNQERVGLDYKALPRDVRPGDKLLLNDGLIVLIVERIVGHEIFTIVKVGGELSNNKGINRQGGGLTAPALTAKDMEDIKTAMSFQADYLAISFPKSATDMEMARQLANIAGEPYGHKPMMIAKIERAEAIPVLQEILDASDGIMVARGDLAVEVGNAAVPALQKRMIRMARESNKLAITATQMMESMIVNAVPTRAEVSDVANAVLDGTDAVMTSAETASGRYPIETVEMMAAICAEAEQSEYNKLDADFLNARFTRIDQSIAYGALFTAHHLRVKAIVALTESGSTALWMSRHSIDTPIIALTPITSTQRKVALYRNVCAYHLTQSGDSKAVLKQAEDLLVANGIAKKGDMIVVTWGEPMGEVGGTNALKIVRVGELR, encoded by the coding sequence ATGTATCGTGGTACCAAGATCGTCGCAACCATCGGACCGGCTTCCACCGACCGGGATATCCTTGTCAGCATGATTCAGGCCGGCGTCGACATCGTCCGCCTCAATTTTTCGCATGGCAAGGCGCAGGACCACATCGACCGCGCCAACATGGTGCGCCGCGCCGCCGATGAATGCGGCCGCGAAGTGGCGATCATGGCCGATATGCAGGGCCCCAAGATCCGCGTGGGCAAGTTTGAAGAAGGCAAAATCCAGCTGGAAAATGGCGACCGGTTCATTCTCGATGCCAAGTGGGGCGAGAACGGCGAACTGGGCAACCAGGAGCGTGTCGGCCTCGACTACAAGGCCCTGCCGCGCGACGTGCGTCCCGGCGACAAGCTGTTGCTCAACGATGGACTGATCGTGCTGATCGTGGAGCGCATCGTCGGCCACGAAATCTTTACCATCGTCAAAGTCGGCGGCGAGCTGTCAAACAACAAGGGCATCAACCGCCAGGGTGGCGGCCTGACGGCGCCGGCCCTGACGGCCAAGGACATGGAAGACATCAAGACGGCCATGAGTTTCCAGGCCGACTACCTCGCCATCTCGTTTCCGAAAAGCGCGACCGACATGGAAATGGCGCGCCAGCTGGCCAACATTGCCGGCGAGCCTTATGGCCACAAGCCAATGATGATTGCCAAGATCGAACGCGCGGAAGCCATTCCCGTCCTGCAGGAAATCCTGGACGCGTCCGACGGCATCATGGTGGCCCGCGGCGACCTGGCCGTGGAAGTGGGCAATGCCGCCGTGCCGGCGCTGCAAAAGCGCATGATCCGCATGGCGCGCGAATCGAACAAGCTGGCCATTACCGCCACGCAAATGATGGAATCGATGATCGTCAATGCCGTGCCGACCCGCGCCGAAGTGTCGGACGTGGCCAATGCCGTGCTGGATGGCACCGATGCCGTCATGACTTCTGCCGAGACCGCCTCGGGCAGGTATCCGATTGAAACCGTGGAAATGATGGCCGCCATCTGCGCCGAAGCGGAACAGTCGGAATACAACAAGCTCGATGCCGATTTCCTCAACGCCCGCTTTACCCGCATTGACCAGTCGATCGCTTACGGCGCGCTGTTTACCGCGCACCACCTGCGCGTGAAAGCCATTGTCGCCCTGACCGAATCCGGTTCCACTGCACTGTGGATGAGCCGTCACAGCATCGACACCCCTATCATTGCACTGACGCCCATCACCTCGACCCAGCGCAAGGTGGCCTTGTATCGCAATGTGTGCGCCTACCACCTGACCCAGTCGGGCGACAGCAAGGCCGTACTGAAACAGGCGGAAGATTTGTTGGTCGCTAACGGCATTGCCAAAAAAGGTGACATGATTGTCGTCACCTGGGGCGAGCCGATGGGCGAAGTCGGCGGTACCAACGCGCTCAAGATCGTGCGCGTGGGCGAGCTGCGCTAG
- the fba gene encoding class II fructose-bisphosphate aldolase (catalyzes the reversible aldol condensation of dihydroxyacetonephosphate and glyceraldehyde 3-phosphate in the Calvin cycle, glycolysis, and/or gluconeogenesis), with protein sequence MSLVSMRQLLDHAAENGYGLPAFNVNNLEQVQAIMAAADAVNSPVIMQASAGARKYAGEAFLRHLIDAAVEAYPHIPVVMHQDHGQSPAVCMAAIRSGFTSVMMDGSLEADGKSVASYEYNVDTSREVVKFAHSIGVTVEAELGVLGSLETMKGDKEDGHGADGTMTREQLLTDVAQAADFVQRTQCDALAIAIGTSHGAYKFTRKPTGDILAIDRIKEIHARIPNTHLVMHGSSSVPQELLAIIREFGGDMKETYGVPVEEIQEGIRHGVRKINIDTDIRLAMTAAIRKYMFQNPSKFDPRDYLKPAREAATEICKARFLSFGCEGQAAKIKPMPLDKMAERYAKGELAQIVK encoded by the coding sequence ATGTCCCTCGTATCCATGCGCCAACTGCTGGACCATGCCGCCGAAAACGGTTACGGCTTGCCAGCGTTTAACGTCAACAACCTCGAGCAAGTGCAGGCCATCATGGCTGCCGCAGACGCCGTCAATTCGCCGGTGATCATGCAAGCGTCGGCCGGCGCCCGCAAGTACGCCGGCGAAGCCTTCCTGCGCCATCTGATCGATGCCGCAGTGGAAGCCTACCCGCACATCCCGGTGGTCATGCACCAGGACCACGGCCAGTCGCCGGCCGTGTGCATGGCTGCCATCCGCTCCGGCTTTACCTCGGTGATGATGGACGGCTCGCTCGAAGCGGACGGCAAGAGCGTCGCTTCCTACGAGTACAACGTCGACACCTCGCGTGAAGTGGTCAAGTTTGCCCACTCCATCGGCGTGACGGTGGAAGCCGAACTGGGCGTGCTCGGTTCGCTGGAAACCATGAAGGGCGACAAGGAAGACGGCCACGGCGCCGACGGCACCATGACGCGCGAGCAACTGCTCACCGACGTGGCCCAGGCCGCCGACTTCGTGCAGCGCACCCAGTGCGACGCGCTGGCCATTGCCATCGGTACCTCGCACGGCGCGTACAAGTTCACGCGCAAGCCAACCGGCGACATCCTGGCCATTGACCGCATCAAGGAAATCCATGCCCGCATCCCCAACACGCACCTGGTGATGCACGGTTCGTCGTCCGTTCCACAAGAACTGCTGGCCATCATCCGCGAATTTGGCGGCGACATGAAGGAAACCTATGGCGTGCCGGTCGAGGAAATCCAGGAAGGCATCCGTCACGGCGTTCGCAAGATCAATATCGACACCGATATCCGCCTTGCCATGACCGCAGCCATCCGCAAGTACATGTTCCAGAACCCATCCAAGTTTGATCCACGCGATTACCTCAAGCCAGCGCGCGAAGCGGCTACGGAAATCTGCAAGGCGCGCTTCCTCTCCTTCGGTTGCGAAGGCCAGGCGGCCAAGATCAAGCCAATGCCACTGGACAAGATGGCCGAGCGGTATGCCAAGGGCGAGCTGGCCCAGATCGTCAAGTAA
- a CDS encoding phosphoribosylaminoimidazolesuccinocarboxamide synthase — protein MSGILETNLKSLPFLHRGKVRDIYAVGDDKLLVVQTDRLSAFDVILDDPIPNKGKILTAMSNFWFAKFGHLMPTHETGLHAVDVVAADERDQVEGRAIVVKKLTPLGIEAIVRGYLIGSGWKDYQKTGKICGIELPAGLQEAQQLPQTLFTPSTKAPAGAHDENVSFEEAEKIVGADIARQVRDLSIQLYTQAAQFAATRGIIIADTKFEFGLDDKGTVHLIDEILTPDSSRFWPMSSYQVGMSPPSFDKQFVRDWLETQGWNKQAPAPRVPQDVLDQTSAKYAEALRLLTE, from the coding sequence ATGTCCGGAATTCTCGAAACAAATCTGAAGTCCCTGCCTTTCCTGCACCGCGGGAAAGTGCGCGATATTTACGCCGTTGGCGACGACAAGCTGCTCGTGGTCCAGACCGACCGCCTGTCCGCCTTCGACGTCATCCTGGACGACCCGATCCCCAACAAGGGCAAGATTCTCACTGCCATGTCGAACTTCTGGTTCGCCAAATTCGGCCATCTGATGCCCACGCACGAAACCGGCCTGCACGCGGTGGACGTGGTCGCGGCCGACGAGCGCGACCAGGTGGAGGGACGCGCCATTGTCGTCAAGAAGCTCACGCCGCTCGGTATCGAAGCGATCGTGCGCGGCTACCTCATTGGTTCCGGCTGGAAGGATTACCAAAAGACGGGCAAGATCTGCGGCATCGAACTGCCGGCCGGCCTGCAGGAAGCGCAACAGCTGCCGCAAACCCTGTTCACCCCATCGACCAAGGCGCCCGCCGGTGCCCACGACGAGAACGTGTCGTTCGAAGAAGCGGAAAAGATTGTCGGCGCCGACATTGCGCGCCAGGTGCGCGACCTGTCGATCCAGCTGTACACCCAGGCCGCCCAGTTCGCGGCCACGCGCGGCATCATCATTGCCGACACCAAGTTTGAATTTGGCCTGGACGACAAGGGGACCGTTCACCTGATCGATGAAATCCTCACGCCCGATTCGTCGCGTTTCTGGCCCATGTCGAGCTACCAGGTAGGCATGTCGCCCCCATCGTTCGACAAGCAATTCGTGCGTGACTGGCTGGAAACCCAGGGCTGGAACAAGCAGGCCCCGGCGCCACGCGTGCCGCAGGACGTGCTGGACCAGACCTCGGCCAAGTATGCCGAGGCCCTGCGCCTGCTGACCGAGTAA
- a CDS encoding L-threonylcarbamoyladenylate synthase: MHPPTPEMARAAAILESGGLVAFPTETVYGLGADAENPAAVAKIYAAKGRPQDHPVIVHVAPDADLSYWACDIPAEAHQLAAAFWPGPLTMILKRAPNIPAAVSGGQDTVGLRCPSHPVAIALLQAFKQGKGGVAAPSANKFGNVSPTTARHVHDEFDAGGALDLVLDGGQSQVGIESTIVDLSRLGTHGPVLLRPGHISAQAIAAVIDLLPAAPDAEAPRASGTLESHYAPHTPVAMQETAVLRATLAQLAASGRKVALIHYSELALPQASLRLPLEPEGFAHALYAALRTMDGAGADVILVEAPPKDGAWLGVNDRLRRAAHGSAGIVHGLLNKAPF; this comes from the coding sequence ATGCATCCTCCGACCCCGGAGATGGCACGGGCCGCCGCGATTCTTGAATCCGGCGGCCTCGTCGCTTTTCCCACCGAAACCGTGTACGGCCTGGGCGCCGACGCCGAAAATCCGGCCGCCGTGGCCAAAATCTACGCCGCCAAGGGCCGGCCGCAAGACCACCCGGTGATCGTGCATGTGGCGCCGGACGCCGACCTGTCCTACTGGGCCTGCGACATCCCGGCCGAGGCGCACCAGCTCGCTGCCGCCTTCTGGCCTGGCCCACTGACCATGATTTTGAAGCGCGCCCCGAATATTCCTGCTGCCGTGTCCGGCGGCCAGGATACGGTGGGCCTGCGCTGTCCGTCCCATCCGGTTGCCATCGCGCTGCTGCAAGCGTTTAAGCAGGGCAAGGGCGGCGTGGCAGCACCCTCGGCCAACAAGTTTGGCAATGTCAGCCCCACCACGGCGCGCCACGTGCATGATGAATTCGATGCCGGTGGCGCGCTCGACCTCGTGCTCGACGGCGGCCAGAGCCAGGTCGGCATCGAGTCGACGATCGTGGACCTGTCGCGCCTTGGCACCCACGGGCCCGTGCTGTTGCGGCCCGGTCACATCAGTGCGCAAGCCATTGCCGCCGTCATCGACCTGCTGCCGGCCGCCCCCGATGCCGAAGCACCGCGCGCCTCGGGCACGCTGGAATCTCACTATGCACCCCATACGCCGGTCGCGATGCAGGAGACGGCCGTATTGCGGGCCACCCTGGCCCAGCTGGCGGCGAGCGGCCGCAAGGTTGCCTTGATTCATTACAGTGAACTGGCCTTGCCGCAAGCGAGCCTGCGCCTGCCGCTGGAACCCGAAGGATTTGCGCATGCCCTGTACGCGGCACTGCGCACCATGGACGGGGCCGGCGCCGATGTCATTCTGGTGGAAGCACCACCAAAAGACGGCGCCTGGCTGGGCGTGAACGACCGTTTGAGGCGTGCCGCCCACGGTTCTGCCGGTATTGTGCACGGCTTGCTAAATAAGGCGCCGTTTTGA
- a CDS encoding SGNH/GDSL hydrolase family protein: protein MRYTNFALAVLTAAVLSACGGSDDNNNFAAPAKPKFASQVTFGDSLSDVGTYQVGAVAQLGGGKYTINGAAGKNWTELLAATLALSAPCPAQQGLNGTLPGFNVPVTNNLNCTNYAQGGARVTNPAGPGNIAYSPLGQLTVPVSLQIANHLSRNGGKFSGTEIVTVMAGGNDVLQLLSNLTAAANAAGATAYGNSLVPKLASGATDPATAAAAIGTAFKTELATSGNLTTATQRAIGTAAVQPGNSAVASPAVHGPYIAAAQAEATAAGNTYAQTNGPGLVTLMSTAGAELGALVRTELVAKGAKYVVLNNLPDVASAPASNTPTTTAAQRTLIAGMVSAFNTALRANIDGLESNVLYVDLYSVSIDQIANPSKYGLTNVTSPACGTNQLGGTSLVCNATNLIAGVNPTSTYLFADGVHPTPYGNTLIAKYVTEQLTARGWL, encoded by the coding sequence ATGCGTTATACCAATTTTGCGCTGGCTGTGCTTACCGCAGCCGTCCTGTCGGCATGCGGCGGCAGCGACGACAACAACAATTTTGCGGCGCCAGCCAAGCCGAAATTCGCTTCGCAAGTCACCTTTGGTGACAGCCTGTCGGACGTTGGCACCTATCAAGTTGGCGCAGTGGCGCAACTGGGCGGCGGCAAATACACCATCAATGGCGCTGCCGGCAAGAACTGGACCGAACTCCTGGCCGCGACCCTGGCCCTGAGCGCTCCGTGTCCGGCCCAGCAGGGCTTGAACGGCACCCTGCCAGGCTTTAATGTGCCAGTGACCAATAACCTGAACTGCACCAACTACGCCCAGGGCGGCGCCCGCGTGACCAATCCCGCCGGCCCAGGCAACATCGCCTATTCGCCGCTTGGCCAGCTGACCGTACCGGTATCGCTGCAGATTGCCAACCACCTGTCGCGCAATGGCGGCAAGTTCAGCGGCACTGAAATCGTCACCGTCATGGCTGGCGGCAACGATGTGCTGCAACTGCTGTCCAACCTGACGGCAGCTGCCAATGCCGCCGGTGCGACCGCTTACGGCAACTCGCTGGTGCCCAAGCTCGCATCGGGCGCGACCGACCCGGCCACGGCTGCTGCTGCCATCGGTACCGCGTTCAAGACTGAACTCGCTACCAGCGGCAACCTGACCACCGCTACCCAGCGTGCAATCGGCACCGCTGCTGTCCAGCCAGGTAATTCGGCGGTTGCATCGCCTGCCGTGCACGGCCCTTACATTGCGGCCGCCCAAGCTGAAGCAACTGCAGCGGGCAATACCTACGCTCAGACCAATGGTCCTGGCCTGGTAACGCTGATGAGCACGGCCGGTGCCGAGCTGGGCGCCCTGGTCCGTACCGAACTGGTTGCCAAAGGCGCCAAGTATGTTGTGCTGAACAACCTGCCTGACGTCGCCAGCGCTCCTGCCAGCAACACCCCAACGACCACGGCTGCACAGCGCACCCTGATCGCGGGCATGGTCAGCGCCTTCAACACGGCACTGCGCGCCAACATCGACGGTCTTGAGTCCAACGTGCTGTACGTGGACCTGTACTCGGTCAGCATCGACCAGATCGCCAACCCGTCGAAGTACGGCCTGACCAACGTGACCTCGCCTGCCTGCGGCACCAATCAGCTTGGCGGCACCTCGCTGGTGTGCAATGCTACGAACCTGATCGCCGGCGTCAACCCGACCAGCACCTATCTGTTCGCAGACGGTGTGCACCCAACCCCGTACGGCAATACCCTGATCGCCAAGTACGTCACCGAACAGCTGACGGCGCGCGGCTGGCTGTAA
- a CDS encoding SGNH/GDSL hydrolase family protein — protein sequence MRQTHFALAVLTAAVLSACGGGSDGTSADEQKLKTTFSNMVSFGDSLSDVGTYAVGTIKAAGGGKFTINGDNTAINPALTGKNWTELIAAQFGLPAPCAAQTGLDGDAAQGFSVPVVNHANCFSYAQGGARVINPVGPEHKLTGSALGLLTVPVVQQVSNHLAKTNGKFSGTEVVFVTAGGIDALALLGELQAGATAAGQAAGAAEGAKVGAQVYLSTLIALLADGATDKQAAAQAIGLAAQTEAQRTGSTQETITQVAIGTAAAQPGNAAVGQVEVYGPIVVKARFTAEAAGKTAGEAAGAKAGADYAAAQAPALVTAMGTAGAQLAGIVKEMIVANGANYVVVNNLPDLGGSPAGKAQDAATQTLINTMVATFNDQLRKGLGTDSKILYVDLYTTSHDQINNPAPYGLTNTTSAACTVDSLICTGKTLVAGDVSRYMFADNVLPTPFENALIAKYVAQQMIIKGWL from the coding sequence ATGCGGCAAACACATTTCGCGCTCGCGGTACTCACGGCGGCCGTGCTGTCGGCATGCGGCGGCGGCAGTGACGGCACCAGCGCCGACGAACAAAAACTCAAGACCACGTTCAGTAATATGGTGTCGTTTGGCGACAGCCTGTCGGACGTGGGCACCTATGCAGTGGGCACCATCAAGGCCGCTGGCGGCGGCAAGTTCACCATCAACGGCGACAACACGGCAATCAATCCGGCCCTCACCGGCAAGAACTGGACCGAGCTCATCGCGGCCCAGTTCGGCCTGCCCGCGCCCTGCGCGGCCCAGACCGGGCTCGACGGTGACGCGGCCCAGGGTTTCTCGGTGCCAGTGGTCAATCACGCCAACTGTTTCAGCTATGCCCAAGGTGGCGCCCGGGTGATCAATCCTGTCGGTCCCGAACACAAACTGACCGGTTCGGCCCTGGGCCTCCTGACGGTGCCGGTGGTCCAGCAAGTGAGCAACCACCTGGCCAAGACCAATGGCAAGTTCAGCGGCACAGAGGTCGTGTTCGTCACTGCCGGTGGCATTGATGCGCTGGCGCTGCTGGGCGAGCTGCAGGCTGGCGCCACGGCCGCCGGGCAGGCCGCTGGCGCCGCCGAAGGCGCCAAGGTGGGCGCACAAGTCTACCTGTCGACCCTGATCGCCTTGCTGGCGGACGGCGCCACCGACAAGCAGGCGGCAGCGCAGGCAATCGGCCTGGCCGCGCAGACCGAAGCGCAGCGTACCGGCAGCACGCAGGAGACCATTACCCAGGTCGCCATCGGCACGGCTGCGGCGCAGCCAGGCAATGCAGCAGTTGGCCAGGTGGAAGTGTACGGCCCGATCGTGGTCAAGGCGCGCTTTACCGCCGAGGCCGCCGGCAAGACCGCAGGCGAGGCCGCCGGCGCCAAAGCCGGTGCCGACTACGCGGCGGCGCAGGCACCGGCGCTCGTGACTGCCATGGGTACGGCCGGCGCGCAACTGGCCGGCATCGTCAAGGAAATGATCGTGGCCAATGGGGCCAATTACGTGGTGGTGAACAACCTGCCCGACCTGGGCGGCTCGCCGGCCGGCAAGGCCCAGGATGCGGCCACCCAAACCCTGATCAACACCATGGTCGCCACCTTCAACGACCAGCTCAGGAAAGGTCTGGGAACCGATTCAAAAATCCTTTACGTGGATCTGTATACGACCAGCCACGACCAGATCAACAATCCGGCCCCGTATGGCCTGACCAATACCACCAGCGCGGCCTGTACGGTGGATTCCCTCATCTGCACCGGCAAGACCCTGGTGGCGGGTGACGTGAGCCGCTACATGTTTGCCGACAACGTGCTGCCCACGCCGTTTGAGAATGCGCTGATCGCCAAGTATGTGGCGCAGCAAATGATCATCAAGGGCTGGCTGTAA
- a CDS encoding OmpW family protein — protein MKFRLHGAVLATAVMLASTSAMAQMQGQWAVKAGVGKITPKVKSGDVSAPALPGTKADIGPDTQPVFDISYGWTDNIAVELAIGLPYKHDIIGAGAIEGVGVLGTVKALPPTIFAHYRFFEPEARLRPYAGIGATFAYFDDETGSGKLTALSDIGGPPTTFSIKNKVAPTVQIGMIYNINTRWFIDANISKTFLKTTVTFSSGQTQEMTLDPQAVTLGVGYKF, from the coding sequence ATGAAATTTCGTTTGCATGGTGCTGTGCTGGCCACCGCGGTGATGCTGGCCAGCACGAGCGCAATGGCGCAGATGCAGGGTCAATGGGCAGTCAAGGCAGGCGTGGGCAAGATCACGCCGAAAGTCAAGAGTGGCGATGTGAGCGCCCCGGCGCTGCCCGGCACCAAGGCCGATATCGGCCCCGACACGCAGCCCGTGTTCGATATCAGCTACGGCTGGACCGACAATATCGCGGTGGAACTGGCCATCGGCCTGCCGTACAAGCATGACATTATCGGCGCCGGCGCGATTGAGGGCGTGGGTGTGCTGGGCACGGTCAAGGCCCTGCCGCCGACCATCTTTGCCCACTACCGCTTTTTCGAGCCGGAAGCGCGGCTGCGCCCGTATGCCGGCATCGGCGCCACCTTTGCCTATTTTGACGACGAAACCGGCTCCGGCAAGCTCACTGCGCTGAGCGATATTGGCGGCCCGCCGACCACGTTTTCCATCAAAAACAAGGTGGCGCCCACCGTGCAGATCGGCATGATCTACAACATCAATACGCGCTGGTTCATTGATGCAAATATCAGCAAGACCTTCCTGAAAACGACGGTGACGTTTTCATCCGGCCAGACCCAGGAGATGACACTCGATCCTCAGGCGGTGACGCTGGGCGTGGGCTACAAGTTCTAG
- a CDS encoding 5-(carboxyamino)imidazole ribonucleotide synthase, protein MNIAVLGNGQLGAMMQQAGLRIGVEVQLLDIDAGQLASPDMIVTAEREHWPQNAFTTSLAQAPGWLNAKAFHHLADRIRQKTFITELGLPTSPWRVFRTDMGQEGIHAQLGPDVFLKSPQGGYDGRGQLRLKQATPAALPFPAWADQSLAEQAIAFDTEVSIIGARGRDGQMVFYRLTENRHQDGVLAFSISRPGAFEALQAPAEDMLRTLMTALDYVGVMAVECFVVDGKLLINEIAPRVHNSGHWTQAAASISQFELHVRAVCGMPLPEPVQQGAAIMANLLGVAYDQAWLAHGAAQLHWYGKDYRPGRKMGHINLASPDVRQLAQWLGEMTLPAELEASRSWAIQRLAS, encoded by the coding sequence ATGAACATCGCGGTACTGGGCAACGGCCAGCTGGGCGCCATGATGCAGCAGGCCGGCCTGCGCATCGGCGTTGAGGTGCAGCTTCTTGATATCGACGCCGGCCAGCTGGCCTCGCCCGACATGATCGTCACGGCCGAGCGTGAACACTGGCCGCAAAATGCCTTTACCACCAGCCTGGCCCAGGCGCCGGGGTGGCTCAATGCCAAGGCGTTTCATCACCTGGCCGACCGCATTCGCCAAAAGACTTTCATCACCGAACTGGGCCTGCCGACGTCGCCATGGCGCGTGTTTCGTACCGACATGGGCCAGGAAGGCATCCACGCGCAGCTCGGGCCGGACGTCTTCCTCAAGTCGCCACAAGGCGGCTACGATGGGCGCGGCCAGCTGCGGCTCAAGCAGGCCACCCCGGCAGCGCTGCCCTTCCCCGCCTGGGCCGACCAGTCGCTGGCCGAACAGGCCATCGCCTTCGACACTGAAGTGTCGATCATCGGCGCGCGCGGACGCGATGGCCAGATGGTGTTTTACCGCCTGACGGAAAACCGCCACCAGGACGGCGTCCTGGCATTTAGCATCAGCCGCCCGGGCGCGTTCGAGGCGCTGCAGGCACCTGCCGAAGACATGCTGCGCACCCTCATGACGGCGCTCGACTATGTCGGCGTGATGGCCGTGGAATGCTTCGTAGTCGATGGCAAGCTGTTGATCAACGAAATCGCCCCGCGCGTGCACAACTCCGGGCACTGGACCCAGGCTGCGGCATCGATCAGCCAGTTTGAACTGCACGTGCGCGCCGTGTGCGGCATGCCCCTCCCCGAGCCGGTGCAGCAAGGCGCCGCCATCATGGCCAACCTGCTGGGCGTCGCTTACGATCAGGCATGGCTTGCGCACGGCGCGGCCCAGCTGCACTGGTATGGCAAGGACTACCGGCCCGGCCGCAAGATGGGCCATATCAACCTCGCCTCGCCCGATGTCAGGCAGCTGGCCCAGTGGCTGGGCGAAATGACGCTGCCTGCCGAACTGGAAGCGTCGCGCAGCTGGGCCATCCAGCGCCTGGCGTCGTAA
- the purE gene encoding 5-(carboxyamino)imidazole ribonucleotide mutase, with protein sequence MNHTIAIVMGSRSDWDTMQAAADLLTEFGVPWKAQVVSAHRTPERLVEFAKAARDDGYAVVIAGAGGAAHLPGMVASMTPLPVLGVPVQSKALSGMDSLLSIVQMPKGVAVGTLAIGTAGAFNAALLSIQILSLNDPALAAKLDAYRTQQTETVLASADMGDAR encoded by the coding sequence ATGAACCATACAATCGCAATCGTCATGGGCTCAAGGAGCGACTGGGACACGATGCAAGCCGCTGCCGACCTGTTGACGGAGTTTGGCGTGCCCTGGAAGGCGCAGGTTGTGTCGGCGCACCGCACGCCCGAGCGATTGGTGGAATTTGCCAAGGCTGCCCGTGACGATGGCTACGCCGTCGTCATCGCCGGTGCCGGCGGCGCCGCCCACCTGCCCGGCATGGTCGCATCCATGACGCCGCTGCCGGTGCTGGGTGTGCCGGTCCAGAGCAAGGCCCTGTCCGGCATGGACAGCCTGCTGTCCATCGTGCAGATGCCAAAGGGCGTGGCCGTGGGCACGCTGGCCATTGGTACTGCCGGTGCCTTCAATGCCGCGCTGCTGAGCATTCAAATCCTGTCCCTGAACGATCCGGCTCTTGCCGCCAAGCTCGACGCCTATCGCACCCAGCAGACCGAGACGGTGCTGGCCTCGGCCGACATGGGAGATGCACGATGA
- a CDS encoding glutaredoxin domain-containing protein, whose product MLKFLLVVSLCIGGWKIYGKYQEGQELARADQYRAELAELDAKKGITLFTATWCGYCNKLKARLDAGDVPYVEYDIEHSPQGRMYYAEGDFEGVPIIVVDGDTIAGYDMNKMPGAFADAGFNVTGL is encoded by the coding sequence ATGCTCAAATTTCTGCTTGTTGTCTCGCTGTGCATCGGCGGATGGAAAATCTACGGCAAGTACCAGGAAGGGCAGGAGCTGGCCCGGGCCGACCAATACCGCGCCGAACTGGCCGAGCTGGATGCCAAAAAAGGCATTACCCTGTTCACTGCCACGTGGTGCGGCTACTGCAACAAGCTCAAGGCCCGCCTCGATGCTGGCGACGTGCCTTACGTCGAATACGATATCGAGCACTCCCCGCAGGGCAGGATGTATTACGCAGAAGGCGATTTCGAGGGCGTGCCGATCATCGTCGTCGATGGCGACACCATCGCCGGCTACGACATGAACAAGATGCCGGGCGCGTTTGCCGATGCCGGATTTAACGTCACCGGTCTATAA
- a CDS encoding GNAT family N-acetyltransferase: MLTATILISPVQEADWLTLKNIRLASLRDSPKAFGMTLAAASSHSQAQWRERAASPRARFFLANVQGRAVGLIGVTAIVDGDCELIAMWVRPAARGSGVAAMLVGAVKDAAIAGGARRVNLAVAPDNLAASRLYQRQGFRFLPAFEALTSDPAITLQKMAWTVVA; this comes from the coding sequence ATGCTCACTGCTACCATCCTCATCTCACCAGTGCAAGAAGCCGACTGGCTCACTCTTAAGAACATTCGGCTGGCATCGCTGCGCGATTCGCCCAAGGCGTTCGGCATGACCCTTGCCGCCGCGTCGTCCCACTCGCAAGCGCAGTGGCGCGAGCGCGCAGCAAGCCCGCGGGCGCGCTTCTTTCTGGCAAATGTGCAAGGCAGGGCAGTGGGACTGATCGGTGTGACTGCCATTGTCGATGGCGACTGCGAGCTCATCGCGATGTGGGTGCGACCGGCAGCGCGCGGCAGTGGTGTGGCCGCCATGCTGGTCGGGGCCGTCAAGGATGCGGCCATTGCCGGGGGCGCGCGCCGGGTGAACCTCGCGGTGGCGCCGGACAATCTGGCGGCTTCGCGCTTATATCAACGGCAGGGTTTTCGCTTCCTGCCCGCGTTCGAGGCGCTGACCAGCGATCCGGCCATTACCTTGCAAAAAATGGCGTGGACGGTGGTGGCATGA